In Patescibacteria group bacterium, a single window of DNA contains:
- the rpsU gene encoding 30S ribosomal protein S21 produces the protein MVEIKRKSGESIESLLRRFTRRLQQSKVLIQAKDSRYYKKPKTKRAQKEDAIRRMGIRSKKDYLRRIGKLTEEDTRRSIKR, from the coding sequence ATGGTTGAGATAAAAAGAAAAAGCGGAGAGTCAATTGAAAGCTTGCTTAGGCGATTTACTCGGCGGCTCCAACAAAGTAAAGTTTTAATTCAAGCTAAGGATTCTAGATACTATAAAAAGCCGAAGACTAAACGCGCTCAAAAGGAAGATGCTATTAGGCGAATGGGGATCCGTTCCAAAAAAGATTATTTGCGCCGCATTGGCAAATTAACAGAAGAAGATACCAGACGATCCATTAAAAGATGA
- a CDS encoding histidine triad nucleotide-binding protein: MPDCIFCKIINKTIPADIVYEDDQMIAFRDINPKAKYHFLIIPKEHIPSVDEINEARIELVGSLIYRAKEMARKFGFAASGYKLVFNCGKDGGQIVDHIHLHLLGGEPLIGAV, from the coding sequence ATGCCCGACTGTATTTTCTGTAAAATTATCAACAAAACAATTCCTGCAGATATCGTTTACGAGGATGACCAGATGATCGCGTTCAGGGACATCAATCCCAAGGCTAAGTATCATTTTTTGATTATACCCAAGGAACACATTCCATCAGTTGATGAAATTAATGAGGCAAGGATTGAATTGGTTGGCAGTTTGATCTACAGGGCAAAGGAAATGGCTCGTAAATTTGGTTTTGCCGCTTCGGGTTATAAATTGGTCTTTAATTGCGGCAAGGATGGGGGACAGATAGTGGACCATATACATTTACACCTGCTTGGCGGAGAACCATTGATCGGGGCAGTGTGA